The following is a genomic window from Neodiprion lecontei isolate iyNeoLeco1 chromosome 4, iyNeoLeco1.1, whole genome shotgun sequence.
GTGTCAAGGAATTGGCACGCTTGAGGTGACTATATTTACCTGAGAATGCCAAAAGGCGAGAGTTACCTTTGCCATTTCATTTACGTGTCAGAAATGACGAACATGTCAAATAGAGAGTAGAAAAACGTTACGTCGTATGATTTTGCAAATGTAACTCGAAACTTACTTAGATCTCTACTTTTTGTTTGCTTGTTTTACGTTGACATTTATATCATCTTTTTGTAATgtacaaaatttgttttcgtaTAATGTTGTGATAATCGTATTAACTCTGCTTTGTagtgtaatttttcatcaatctgtAATCAAAATCTACAGAACAAACGTTATTCAATGAGTACCCATAGACAGTTGATATAGATTCTCTTCATCTAGCATTTATTagttatgaaaatttctttcacagTGCATCTATTATTGTTTGATGAGACAAAGCCAAAGCCTTTTATAATTtaatcggataaaaattccatttgtGGTATAATATATCCTGATAGTATATATTATAgtgatataaaataatatcagAATAACCAGAGTGCAATTGATCTTTGCAATACCAAACTCtgtacttatttttatttagtaGAGAGCAATCGAATATTAATCTTTACCATATTTTCATCTTCGACTTGTTTCACTAGtgtttaaaagaaaacattaaACTATGTATTGCGTTAGCCAATTGGAAATACTGAAAGGTAGTATGcgagatgaaaaatcaatctaCTATCTCGTATGAATCTAATCTTGAACAGCTTTACCGTGCTTCGGTTCCTTTTGTTAATGTAATAATTCACGGATTCATGCGCGTATctcattatttcatttttgttattttcttctgGACTAAAACAATTcacattcaaatttttcgttaaattcgCTGCGGTCAAAGATCCGCAGAAGTGTAACACGCCATTTATGGATATAATGACACCTCTTTTGTTTTGAATTCTTGTCGATCGCCTTTATATCAATCATATAGCAATCCTATGTGTTATGTTATAATTATAGAAAGAGATTCAATTCAGTCCAGCACATTAAATATGTTTCATTTTGACCGAAGATACTTAGTTGCCAAAACTCATATAATTTCGAATCATTGACCGTTATTACATTTAGGTTATTTCATATTCGCAGTACATATGCACTCAGTATCCACcttaaaatattgtttcaaaattcatcatcaTTTTCTCTTTAATCGAAATCTAAGGATATTTCGTATTTTCCTccgaattttgtttcataTCGTAGAATTAAGACATACTAATTAGATCTCgtcattcaaaaatttcggttcaaagttattgaatttatttttgaatcatTAGTTATAAGAAATACACGATACATATTTCATAGtcttctgaaatatttttgttatcatttttacaaaagattttattgttttatttttctttcctcactTATTGTATATCGTATCTAATTTTTGTGAAGCAATTGAGTAGCGAGATATTAACTTACCATGTACAACGTAACGCAATGATTATTGTGAAATACTATTGCAATgcaaaagtaaaacaaaatgtCTACGCTGTTTATTCATGCCGCCATTCATGCCATAAGGCTGATGTTTAAAGATTAATTGGCTTTCCAGACTCATGCGATCTTGAATTTAGATAAAGAGACTTATAATGTAATACTTGACACTCAATTTTTACTCGAATTATTCATTATGAACACATATTAATGTTTTTaacaaagtaataaaatttcgacgttgtgcatattttttttttacatcatatcTGCATGATTGTGCATggtaacatttttcattccttttatcgttttaattcaaatttttgtagtctatacaaaaaaaaaaaaaattacaatgcTATCGCTCATGCATTGTGTATATTATCGTACggcatgaaatttttatacttgggCTGATTTTCTACCTTTGAAGATCGTGTGAAAAACTGGTAATTTTACTGCAAACATAAATGTAACAGAGTTATGAAAAGCCTGAGAATAGTTAGCAAATTTGACAAAGTCAATCAAATCAATACTTTCGATATAGATACTTGATACGGTGAGGCATTGtgacggaatttttttttcttattttcaatttcacaaagCTTTCAATTcttataaatatttgtaaaaacttatatttgattttcaattattttccttgGACTCATCGCATTGCAATAAATTAACTTGAAATATGATGATAAGATATTTAATCACCGatcgaataatattttatgcTCAATTCAGGCATCTTGTAAAACAAGtactgaaaacaatttttttatatttcataccTACTTTTAAGTACATATCTATGgttacgtttattttttcaagtattaaATAACCTTCATCTCTGAATAAATACAGATACTAACAGATTATTAATTtgtggatatatatatatattttttttttctcacattttcgTGTTGTAGAGCATTCGCATGACCGAGGGCAGTGCTACAATCGTGTTTAAGACGCAGTCTGCTGCTCTTGTCTTTCACAAGAAATACCAACGTAAAATGCTCGACCTTTCATTGATAACGGTCCACCTTGTCCCACAAGCAACTGGAAACAGGCCGATTCCTAccgttgtaaaaaaatcttgaacaTTGAATTATGtacattgagaaaatttacatTCTATGCATTTTGATATGTAACAATGCAAACGAATAAGTATGTCTATATTTGTCAGGTCATGTAACTGTTTAATCCGTTCGACTAGAGAACGAAatattatttccattttcaaatacatacaAGAAAAATACGTTTAATTACACTGCGCTACAATATGATCAATTGGTCGAAGGATCCAGAATCTTGCATaggttgagaaaaaattaggaGCAACGGAAAGTTTATGGTCATATTTACGAATTGAGATTTTCCAAAGTGCGGGTATCGGTTTCGTGGTAGTTATGAATTGATTTTGTCAATATATGAAACACAGTGAGTTACAGTTAGTTATAATTAAGAAATATGTATGCTACACGAATATTATTGTCACAAAGATGATTctataaaaacaataaatattggtacagagaaaaaatgttgtgaaataaatataaagaaCTGTGaacaatttaataaaatagGAAATCCGTGTACCCGATACAAAGTATGTATCCATTTAATTGTGTATAAGTCCTatatattgaataatattgaaaaatattattttatgtttGAGTATAGGTAAATATTTACATGTCTAATTTTACCTGTTATCGCTTTATATtatccaatttattttttaacgtttacataatatatataatatgtaaatttgaagacaCGTCTTTTCTCCATCTACATAGGGTATATTTGaacacatgtatgtatataacaataaatatacgACAACACCGTGTTACAATAATCACTTACAAGACTAGAAATGGATTATTTTATACTCGGACTATTTTCACCTAAGTAATGTACGTACtagtaaatttacaattatgattttctaatgattattaaatttcaagaTCTGATTAAATCGGAACATTAATTCATTgagaaaacagaaaagaaataCAGTAAATCAGTAGCTGATAAACGAGCGAATTTGAGGCAAAACATTAACATGCTCTCGGCGGAATCAAGTATAACGTAATATACGATGTAGATTATACGTTTCTGatttatgattattatcaGCGATTTTACCGCAGGTAATGTTAAGCTATTTTAACGTTACAATAGTGTTGTAATAGTTAGCTAAGTAATAAGCTGAATAAGCATATGttctataataaattataacatCAATTTGAGAATTTGTTCGTAAGAGGAAACAAAGCAagaatttattgtaataaatgagaataatttgaattagaaattattaCCCATGGCAGAATACAAATTGCTGAGTATAATTGCatcttttgttattattaattggGGTAGATTTGTGCCTATGTAGATGATACgagaaacaaataataaacagagagataataacaataaacccTGAATCATGGtagaggaaaaatgaaattgctTAAGGTATCTTTCAAACATATCATCAACAAGCACTATGTATATTGGTGAAGTTTTATTGAAGGGTAGTAATAATATCCTCGGATATGCAAAAAATACATCTACAGCATCATATAAAACCGATAACTAAGAAAATATctagaaatttgttttccagccgcatattttcatatttgcTGTTTGCAACAACTCCAAATTATCATACGTAATATTTATGCCTTTCGAAATCATGTTTACCTACTAATTGTGAATATCAGTGAAAACTTATgtgatatcatttttttatttctctgctCCAAGTGTCGCGACCTGTATTATCTGAGTGACATGGGAACATATTGGTATAAGTTGTTGCAACCGTTTCTTTCCGAAAGTTTACGAAAAGATATGAATCCAATTTGTTGTTTCTGATTCTCGGCACAACGGAGTAAGAAACATGAAAAGCTGTCGGTCTtaatacgtgtgtatatttttCGTGTGCGGGGATATCTTTATTAGTAAAAACATCATCTGGTAACACGATCCCTTATTGAGTTCACGTAGCACAAGAAAATCGTTTCAGACTTTcgcaataatttctttttaattattacagaATGTCGTCGAAGAAgtctgaaaaagaaaatatgtcaTTGTTTTTCGACCTAAGGAGCCCTTCGGGATAAACATCTCCTAAATGCATCAAGAAACTCGATCCCTAATTAATTCATCGCATTACCTAAGTCTATCAAAACGAATTTTCATATTAAATTAATAAAGAATGAACAAGGACTTGTGTTGCCTATAATAAGGCGTAATGGGGGATCGGTTAAAATTAATGATCTGTTGCGCCTCACTATAGGCAACACGTTTTTATTCCAATACGAACCTAGCGTAAAGTTTGAGAAACATATCCATGTCGGGATGTGTGTATTGTGTATTGTATTGTAAATGCTATAAGTTGTGTTATACAGTGATTGTTCGTAACGCCCCGGCAGATTGGGCGCTATTGTCGAAAAATACGGGACGCAACTCGGCTGTCAAACAAATTATATatcagatgaaaaaatgtCCGTCGACAATGCAATACTACTCATATTTATAacgttattatcattaaataATGCGTCCGGAGAATGCGTTGCGTCGACGAATTGCAAATGCGTTATGCCAAACGGTGAAGGTTACGACTTTTCATCAATTCCTCCTGGTGAATTCAACGGGTGAGTAACAAAATTATAACCTCTTCGTTTTTAAATCATGCGCAATAACAAGCacataatatacgtacatacataaaattttgatttgtcGTATAATTCACACCACTTTAATTTATgataagaatttattccaaGTAAAAGGGAATATGCTGTGAAATAAGTTAGAGCATTTCAATTTGTCGTACATGGTTGTTGACGCTATACCTGAAAATGCCAATACCAAGGCCATGACCAATCTATCCTAGATGTTAATTACTCTATCGAGAGTTTGGAATTCCCTTTATGTACCATTAATTGCGCATCGCCAACTAGCCAGTATCTGAGCACAAGTAGTCAGGCTTGAACCAAACCGTTCCGTTTCTTTAGTCCTTCATTTTCTGTTACAGTTTCATCGAGTCGACAACGAAAAACAATgtgacattttattttcacccgtGTAGTGACGCTTCTCTTAATGTTCCCGGAAAGAATACAATCGGCTGCATTAGTCCCAAGGGTGTTTCGGTAGGAACTTTCTCAGATCTGCACCCCTTCTACTTTAAtcacaattatttaatatgcaTCTGAACTTTCCATCGAATTAGCTACAATTGAGCATATTTGTATATTGTTTATTAATGAGATTCAATTGGGGTtacgtaatattttatactatAATTTCAGTTATGCATGTATAATGCAACCAACAATCAGTCCATAAGTTTGGCTACTGCTGACAAAAGTAGCTCAATAACATTTGCGTCGAATAGCGAGCCGCAGATACTCTTTCCCTTTAATTTAACTGATGGAATTCAAAGGACCGCTACCATCAATTTTCTTTGTCATCACGTCATCGATATCCCAACGGAACTggtattatacaatataagcAAGGAATTAAACTTTGTAAGTATATCAGCTACAAACCCGATTGCACAAGGCTtttaaaaactgattttcatctCATCATTTATAAAGCATCTCCAAGAGCGAAGAAGCTTGAACAAATATTCGTTTTAATCTTCAAAAACTCTAccgtcatttttattcacgtcaatcttttttttccagaaaCTATATCTTCTTTCACCAAAAGCTTGCAAAATAGCAATGCATGTGGGAGGCCTTTCTACAGGGTCAGTACTAGTTATAATACTATTTATATTCAGTGGAATATACTTCTTGGGTGGAGCATTAGCTTTGAAACTATTGAGGGGAGCAACAGGTTGGGAAATGTTACCGAATCAAAAGTTCTGGTTCGATTTACCCGCGCTAGTCAGAGTAAGTCGAAAGAAATGTTTACAATATATGTTTTGATTTTAGTAATACATGTGCTAACGATTCtgaatttgttcaatttcaggATGGTATTGCATTCACGTTTAATTGCTGCAGAGTCGTTAGCTACAATGAAATATGAGGATCGtacctttctttttcactttaagGAAATCAGAAACACAGATTTTCCTGTGTTTTAACGCTTATTATCAATTTCAGGTAACTTTATGTGTCGAGTAGTTTAATTTTCTTCCCGTTATTGCGAttgattaaattatattttaaatatttgcgAAGTTTATTTAAGTGGCATACATTCTTTTTTTGCAAGAAAATTAAGGCAGCACTATTATCGCGTCGTTTTGAGGCCATTCTTATCTGAGATTCGtggaggaataaaaaaaaaacatgactAAACTAAATACGCTTATGTTCTTGCGTATATTGCAATAtgtattcttttctttcttaaatttgtttttcctttcttttccttAGTTTACATTTTTCGCTACGATAGGTTATAAAAACAGTTGATATGTGTATATGGATATTATATAAGTATTTCTCAGAAACTGATATCGCGAACGCAATATTGAAACATCACTTAGAAAGAAACACCAAGGGGTTTTATAACAGTATTAGAAAAGTTTGAAGAGATATATTCATCCTTCCTCCGTTATGCTGTTTTACCTCATATCAGAATCTTGTAGCTAATACAGAGCTGTTGCCAAATTTCTTGGTGTCTAGATTTGAATCTTGAATGAGGCCTTCTCTCTGTACGTACCCTAAGCACAATGTCGCACTTAATAGTTTCATACGTATCgttttacgtataatatggATTTTTAAGCATACTTTGTAATTACATataaacacaaacacatcaaACGAAGAAATGATGAATTTCGAAGTATGAGGAACGTACCAAGGCCTTGTTCTAAAGTTTTGCAGGTCTTgctatttttttacaaaacatCTAGACACCTTAGTTTTAAGAAATTTCGTACAACCGAGACATATTTGtatattgcaataaatttaatattctaTATTATCAATACGAGAGGcctttaaattatttttccctaaCGCACGTTGTATTTATCCCTACTATTATCCTATGATTTGATCGTTGTGAAATTTGATATGGATAATAAAAAAGGGAAGACAAGGTTTCGCACTTGTGCATTTATTCGTTAAAAATCTCCCGATAAAAacagtatgaaaaattttgtttcaacaaaCTTATTTAACAATATTTGACACTTAAATTGTTAAAGAATTACAAAGTCTCGCTCCAAGTGTATATCATCTATACTTAACAATTAGTTaataaaaagaacaaaaattacgGAGACGAGATTAATACACCTTGAATATTGCTCGTCTATTACAAAACCGTAACAAAAAGTCTTGATTACGTGATATTTTGGCACTGCCAAAAATTTATCGTACAACATTCAAATATGTTCTGAAAGTACATATAAGGAATGTACGGATCGCGATGAATCGATAAATGAAGAAAGCTTCCGATCCCTGCACGTTTCCTTCGCGTAACTCACAGGCATGTTAACGATTAATACGTACGGAAAAACACGACCTATCACATTACGATCTGACAATACTGAATcacaaaaaattcttcaggTTGCAACTTATTTTATAGCGAGAGCTCGAATCAATTCAAAAGCTCTCGATGCCATCAACATTCACAGTGATCTCTTGATTCGTTTGAACCGCGAACCATTTTCCGGCTGAGTTCAAGCTTTGGATTTGAACTCCTTTCGCCGATAAGGCTGTTACGATACTCGCCAGATCACCAGGTCCGCTTCCTCGGTACAGCGAGAGATTATCGACGAGAGGAACGCCGTTCGAGAAGATCGCGTCGTCGATGGAAATTAGCAGCGGCTCATTCGCTCCACGTACAGTTCCTGataaacgaaaagaaataatgatGTGAAGACTTAAACTTGTTCccgaaaatttgatttaatttgACTTTAAAAGCGAGTAGCAGTCTTACTTTTACCGATAAATaacactaattttttttttaaagattttcgGATTGAGTAATTTTCATGAGTTTCGCTACGAAAGAGCGATGCATcctcgaaatttgaaccctttccGTTCATTTGTTCATTTAATATGGGGAAAAAAAGGCTGACTTCGTTCGGTCGATAAGGGTAGGATTGCTACATGTCCTTAAAGATGTATTGGCTATATATTCTCGACCGAAAGTGAATCTCGTCgacaatattgaatactttatgataagataaaaatcggaaaaaatcaaccacaataaagacgataagaaaattaaatttgaacaataGTAATATCTAACgttatcaataaattgtataaacaaaatatcgtttaacaaattttcagggaatGTTTTCTCTTGTGATGTGAAATGAATACGTTGATTTCTCTGAATGCACATCAATATAGTCGATGAGGCTCGCTTATCGTTGAGAATGCATAGCACAAACAAGTGATGTAGCAAAGTGTTTCTCTAATACCTTTGACTTGGTGTTGACCAACTTTGACGGCAACCGCGTTTTCGCCATCGGCGTGACTCTCTTTAATACTGACGCCGATATCTTTGGCGAGAATTGGCGCGTTGATAAGATTCAGTCCATTCTTCGTCTGCCCGGCGAGTATGCCGACCAAAACGGCCGTGTGTACgaactttttcttctccatATCGGAACCGATCGTTTGGCTTTCGATGCTGATACTGCCGGACCCCTTTTTCAGGAACTTTCCACCCAGTTGTCCAAGCTTCTTCGACAAATTTATCCACGCCGCATTCACGTCCGATAATGCCGCGGTCAGGATTGGCGCGTTTACTATCCCAGTCACCGAGTACGCTGTCGATCTACCAGATATTGCTAGGAATTGCTCTGCGATTTCAACCGCGACCCGCTGCTGAGCCTCCGTTGTGCTTGCGCCTGTTGATCGATTCGAGAAATTATTGATATTACTTGAAAGGGACACAAAGGCACCTTCGAAAGGATCAGGAGTCACTTGAAACGATTCCTCTTCGATAAAAGAAGTTATACATTGTCGAATTATTTACTCGTTTTGaagttttttaaaagaaagaattaattcTACCTCAAAGTAAAATTCTCTGTGCCATCGACTTCAGAGGTTCACAGTTTTGTGTATTCAATGATCAAGCGCGAGGGAATTAAAAGAGCCGTCGAGAACATTGATGTTCAACGATCAGATCAAATTAGAATATGCTTCAATTGCTTACCTAAGTGAGGAGTCGCGATGACATTCGGATGCTGAATCAGTTCCAAGGTAGCGGGATTCTTCGGCGGTTCTTCGACGAATACGTCAAGTGCGGCTCCCCCGCAATGTCCGGCTTTCAACGAGTCCAAAAGAGCCTCTTCGTCGACGATCCCACCACGAGCAACGTTTATCACCCGCACTCCCTTTTTGCTTTTCGCCAAAGTTGTGGCGTTGATCAAATCTGCATATATTGAGAAAATACCATGATAACTATATTCCCCTTCACTCTTCCCATCTCTTTTTCCCGGAAAAGTCTTACACTTACTTCTAGTCTGTGGTATGAGGGGTGTGTGAACTGTGATGTAGTCGGCAAGGGGCCAAATTTCTTCCAACTCCATTTTTTCCACGCCAAATTCCTTGGCAGCCTCCGTAGAGGTCATCGGGTCAAATCCGATCACTCTCATCCCGTAGGACTGCATCCTTATCGCAACTTCCCGACCGATGCGTCCTAGTCCCAGAACCGCGAGAGTCTTTCCCGCCAGTTCGTGCCCCGAGTATAATTTTCGGTCCCATCGACCCGCTCTCAGTGACTGAGCAGCTTGTGCGACGTTTCGTGCCAATGATGTGATCAGAGCACAGGTCATCTCGCAAGCACTTATACTGTTGCCACCTGGGGTGCTgtgggaataaaaattaacgccAAATTGTTAGCAACGTGCGTTGATTCATAATACACATGTACCTATACGTGTCAAGCTGAATTCTCAGGATTTAGAAATTCCTCGAAGGTAAAATCGTACCACAAACTATTCTTGCCATTATTTTCTTTGGCGTAAAATATCGCTCTACAATTGGCTAGTTTTGAAAACGATCGTATGTCCAAAACGAAAACGCAGGTGAGACAACAAACGGCGGCCATGTTGATTTTATGCCAGCATTTCAATTTACACTTTCCGTATCCTAGTTCTCTGACGTTTTGTGCCAATCTTTGAAtctaaatgaaaatttctgcaGCACTACAGGTTCAAAGAAATCTTTTTTACTAATGTGCGGAGTCATGTTCAAAGATTATATTTGTTTCGGGATTCCGATAAAATTGTAGAATACAAAAACCCAAACGATAACTAAACTTAAATACTTATGTCAAGGCTTTCTACTCACTTGAGTACAACGATTCCTTTACGAGTTGCAGCCTGAAGGTCAATGTTATCAACGCCGGTTCCAGCACGACCGACGACTCGAAGACTGGAGGCTGCTGCTAATACTTCAGCGGTAACTTTGGTATCGGATCGAACAATCAGACCATCATGGTGCTACATGAAAacagataaattttatataaattggTTAGCTCAGTAGTCATAGTCAAGACTTTCGTAGTAGCGGCATATCAGAGACGATTCAAGGTTAACTTTTGGTTTTCTTTTAAGGGGACTGTGGAGTTTCGagattttgaaactttgcgTGACTTtgattgtttataacaacggTACAAACGAATATAACCGGCTCATACTTTCCGAGAGGATCGATAGAGAGGGGCCCGATAAAAAGATACAGACAATGAGACTCCGGATTGGATTACCCTTTCGGTTGGAATCCtggtaaaactaattttaccTCGTTGGACTGATTACGTTGAACCGTCCATATCATTGACCTGGAAACCATGCCATacgatataattatttaaaaatatgccAATAAACACTCCTGAAAGTATGAGCTAgttatattcatttataccATTGTTATAAACAATGAAAGGGacgcaaagtttcgaaatctCGAACTTCCACAGTCCCCTCAGTTACTCCTTCCGTCAGActctaacttttttttaatgaccTTTTACGTGTTATGTATGAAAACTTGCATCTTGTGTACACATGTGTTCCCGCAACGCCGTGTTATCGCggcttgtttttcatttcgtttattattatgCTTGGAATTCGACTCTGTGTTTTGCTTGTCGGTTGTATCGAATGTTATGAGTATCTGCGATAGCTGCCACAGTGGTTTGAAGAATTCCGACGCAAAGCCTTGGGAATTTTATGAAGCTAAATTATTATAGGTATTTTCAAATACCTATTAAGATATGCCACTAAGTTCgagatttgtaaaaaaaaaagaaaaaaatagctGTACGAAATCTGAAAACTTTCGTTTATGATCATGACAGGTTAAACCGACTCTAGACCCGAGCATCTGAAACTTCTACAACGGTCCTGCTGTAATACATGCACACATCATACATTGCATACAAAAGCATATATGCTTCCTGCGCAGACGGTTCTATTTATATACCTTTCATACGTACGAGACGAAATGAAGGAGGAATTTGCAAGGTAACAGAAGCTAAAACATTCGTTCAAGTAATGTGGAAGCATaccatgtttgaaatttttttatatgaggacgtgaaagaaaatacaaattcattgaaaaataataataataataataataataataataataataataataatcagaaAATGTCTACCCGCTGAAATTTCACTTGTCTTTCAATGACCGAGAGCGTCTTATTTCAATATGCAAATCAAACATCTGTGATCTAATCGAGGTCGCAAATGAGTAACGAGTAGTCGGGGAGCTTATCTAATTAATGAGCGCAGCGGATAATGTGgaacgtacatacatacactaTGAAGggaagtaattttaaaaatctgttACCGACAGTCACTC
Proteins encoded in this region:
- the LOC107217044 gene encoding uncharacterized protein LOC107217044, with the translated sequence MSVDNAILLIFITLLSLNNASGECVASTNCKCVMPNGEGYDFSSIPPGEFNGFIESTTKNNVTFYFHPCSDASLNVPGKNTIGCISPKGVSLCMYNATNNQSISLATADKSSSITFASNSEPQILFPFNLTDGIQRTATINFLCHHVIDIPTELVLYNISKELNFKLYLLSPKACKIAMHVGGLSTGSVLVIILFIFSGIYFLGGALALKLLRGATGWEMLPNQKFWFDLPALVRDGIAFTFNCCRVVSYNEI
- the LOC107217133 gene encoding D-3-phosphoglycerate dehydrogenase; translated protein: MPIALRSVLISDAVDDACVALLTSHGVPVTKKYKMSKEELLQEIKHHDGLIVRSDTKVTAEVLAAASSLRVVGRAGTGVDNIDLQAATRKGIVVLNTPGGNSISACEMTCALITSLARNVAQAAQSLRAGRWDRKLYSGHELAGKTLAVLGLGRIGREVAIRMQSYGMRVIGFDPMTSTEAAKEFGVEKMELEEIWPLADYITVHTPLIPQTRNLINATTLAKSKKGVRVINVARGGIVDEEALLDSLKAGHCGGAALDVFVEEPPKNPATLELIQHPNVIATPHLGASTTEAQQRVAVEIAEQFLAISGRSTAYSVTGIVNAPILTAALSDVNAAWINLSKKLGQLGGKFLKKGSGSISIESQTIGSDMEKKKFVHTAVLVGILAGQTKNGLNLINAPILAKDIGVSIKESHADGENAVAVKVGQHQVKGTVRGANEPLLISIDDAIFSNGVPLVDNLSLYRGSGPGDLASIVTALSAKGVQIQSLNSAGKWFAVQTNQEITVNVDGIESF